A window of Haliscomenobacter hydrossis DSM 1100 contains these coding sequences:
- a CDS encoding GNAT family N-acetyltransferase codes for MFFYFSRMESQIRFEHFQSKDLNALVHYLQQLSSATRQRFGPHPFDVAAIAAFYANPFEVIGYIAKMEKLPQIIAYSTMKLGFLEHDRTRLEAYGLQLHPCTDCTFAPSVADAWQGRGIGVELFNFIKNDLQNRGIRRIILWGGVQQSNLPALRFYEKMGFQVLGAFEYQGENYDMVLEW; via the coding sequence ATGTTTTTTTATTTTAGCCGCATGGAAAGCCAAATAAGATTCGAGCATTTTCAATCCAAAGACCTCAATGCTTTGGTGCATTACCTGCAACAACTCAGCTCAGCCACCCGCCAACGTTTTGGGCCACATCCGTTTGATGTTGCTGCCATTGCGGCCTTTTATGCCAATCCTTTTGAGGTGATTGGGTACATTGCCAAAATGGAAAAATTGCCTCAAATCATTGCATATTCTACCATGAAATTGGGATTTTTGGAGCACGATCGAACCCGGTTGGAAGCCTATGGTTTGCAATTGCATCCCTGCACGGACTGTACCTTTGCCCCCTCAGTAGCGGATGCCTGGCAGGGACGAGGAATCGGGGTGGAGCTATTCAATTTTATCAAAAATGACCTGCAAAACCGAGGGATCCGCAGGATAATACTTTGGGGCGGGGTGCAGCAAAGCAATTTACCTGCCTTGCGTTTTTATGAAAAAATGGGGTTTCAGGTTTTGGGAGCCTTTGAGTACCAGGGGGAAAATTATGATATGGTGTTGGAGTGGTGA
- a CDS encoding DUF433 domain-containing protein, which translates to MNKFLTMTSALQKAEVLLQEMSIGEKAQLAKWLTDDLSYRLPGVEKTTGVCGGSACIVRTRIPVWLLVEALHSGASEAQLLLSYPSLRAEDLTNAWAYYRANKVEIDGEIVENESIEV; encoded by the coding sequence ATGAATAAATTCTTGACCATGACCAGTGCATTGCAAAAAGCAGAAGTCTTACTCCAGGAAATGTCCATAGGTGAAAAGGCACAGTTGGCCAAGTGGCTAACGGATGACCTCAGCTATCGCCTTCCGGGAGTTGAAAAAACTACTGGCGTATGTGGCGGAAGTGCCTGCATCGTAAGGACACGTATTCCGGTTTGGTTATTGGTTGAAGCACTTCATTCAGGTGCTTCGGAAGCACAGTTGCTATTGTCCTATCCTTCACTAAGGGCAGAGGATTTGACCAATGCTTGGGCTTATTACCGGGCGAATAAAGTGGAAATTGATGGGGAGATTGTAGAAAATGAATCAATTGAGGTATAG
- a CDS encoding UvrD-helicase domain-containing protein: MNIKIISAGAGSGKTYRLTQEMVRLMREGVRAGGIIATTFTKKAASELQERVRVKLLSEGLNEQAEDLTNALVGTVHSLGVKLLQRFAFEAGISPEVAIIAEEDQQILFNQSLATVLTEERVENMTSLCDRLGLSSNEYFDWRREVRQITEVSRANAFSLEVLETSRQRSFESFRVYLGEPAAKSPEAFNAELSQMLLDSIGRLESNADETKVTKDAVKDLKELERDLRLRGELSWRSWAKISKLKTGVKSKDDVADLLEFAKIHEQHPQFQQDIQAFIDQIFELAIAALDEFAAYKKKRGLIDYTDMEALIMELLKDEQVATVLRSELDLLLVDEFQDTSPMQLEIFLKLSQFARHSIWVGDPKQSIYGFRGAAPELMQAIIEQSGGVKPEDIQENSWRSRQDLVYASNAIFVKAFAQMPPEQVALIPQRTKAQEPIEASDALVHWHFEEEEEEGKKRSGRTPGRPWPENCTAFALREWLQRKVYVLPKGEKQYRLAQAGDVAVLCRSNTDCQNMAEALNRAGLKVAIARAGLLNTAEAKLVLACLKYLLNYHDTLSVAEILLLGAGKDIETIVEDRLDYLKSYDAGDVTNRWGTNDYLIRRLDELRTETIELSSTEILHLLVEDLDLRRRIVSWGKANQRLDNLDVLRKLALQYEEGCNRLQSAASLGGLLLWLNEQETEEHDFQAAGESPDAVNVMTYHRSKGLEWPIVVCYNLEKDIRTELWGLSIVPEEGTQIDLNDILGNRWLRYWVNPYDKQFKGTNLAERLAQSPIQAQKIVQATQEENRLLYVGLTRARDYLIFPTTNSPTKWLNRAWHEGKDEFPTLDANVSDTPWEWAGIPLSKETETFTFSRDFKQLDIEEADIAFLELRAGKQKHPPLFIDTWKENLIDQIPAHSAGELITYASALHIESLLADFNQISRAVKAFFHAWQPDYSPEELSEMTAGLISRFEVDEWINPEQLLPAGLAYRNFLDNYFQDSFYHQRYPLRHFYGARIFEREIDLLIEREDGIAIVQFSSYAGDMKRYRAKATELAPFLYFSKDGVQQVFRETNIRTFVHFVLNGAMVELFFD, from the coding sequence ATGAACATCAAAATCATCTCCGCCGGCGCCGGCTCTGGCAAAACATACCGACTTACCCAGGAAATGGTGCGCCTGATGCGCGAAGGCGTTCGTGCGGGAGGCATCATCGCCACTACGTTCACCAAAAAGGCCGCGTCGGAATTGCAGGAACGTGTGCGCGTCAAACTGCTCTCGGAAGGACTCAACGAACAAGCCGAAGACCTAACCAATGCCCTCGTGGGCACCGTACACAGTCTGGGCGTAAAACTGCTCCAACGGTTTGCCTTTGAAGCAGGCATCTCGCCCGAAGTGGCCATCATTGCTGAAGAAGACCAACAAATTCTGTTCAACCAATCACTGGCTACCGTACTCACCGAAGAGCGGGTCGAAAATATGACCAGCCTGTGTGACCGCCTGGGTTTGAGCAGCAACGAATATTTTGACTGGCGACGCGAGGTGCGCCAAATCACCGAAGTTTCCCGGGCCAATGCCTTTTCCCTGGAGGTACTGGAAACCAGCCGCCAGCGCTCCTTTGAAAGTTTTCGCGTGTACCTGGGTGAACCTGCGGCCAAAAGCCCGGAAGCCTTTAACGCCGAGTTGAGCCAAATGCTGCTAGACAGCATCGGGCGCCTGGAAAGCAACGCCGACGAAACAAAGGTAACCAAAGATGCCGTCAAAGACCTCAAAGAGCTGGAGCGCGACCTGCGCTTGCGCGGAGAATTGAGTTGGCGCTCCTGGGCCAAAATCAGCAAACTCAAAACTGGAGTCAAAAGCAAAGACGACGTTGCCGATTTGCTCGAATTTGCGAAAATCCACGAACAACACCCCCAGTTTCAACAAGACATTCAGGCTTTTATCGATCAAATTTTTGAACTGGCCATTGCCGCATTGGACGAATTTGCCGCCTACAAGAAAAAACGCGGCTTGATCGATTACACCGATATGGAAGCCTTGATCATGGAATTGCTCAAGGACGAGCAGGTCGCCACCGTTTTGCGCAGCGAACTGGACTTGCTATTGGTCGACGAGTTTCAGGATACCAGCCCCATGCAGCTGGAGATTTTCCTCAAGTTGTCACAGTTTGCGCGGCACAGCATTTGGGTGGGTGACCCCAAACAATCCATATATGGGTTTCGCGGCGCGGCACCCGAATTGATGCAAGCCATCATCGAGCAAAGTGGAGGCGTGAAACCCGAAGACATCCAGGAAAACTCCTGGCGCTCGCGGCAAGACCTCGTGTACGCCAGCAATGCCATTTTTGTCAAAGCCTTTGCCCAAATGCCCCCCGAACAGGTGGCGCTGATTCCGCAAAGAACCAAAGCCCAGGAACCCATCGAAGCCTCGGATGCGCTGGTGCACTGGCATTTTGAAGAAGAGGAAGAAGAAGGAAAAAAACGCAGCGGGCGTACCCCTGGACGTCCCTGGCCCGAAAACTGTACCGCCTTTGCCTTGCGGGAATGGTTGCAACGGAAGGTGTACGTTTTGCCCAAAGGAGAAAAACAATACCGCCTGGCGCAAGCCGGAGATGTAGCAGTATTGTGCCGTTCGAATACCGATTGCCAAAACATGGCCGAAGCGCTCAATCGCGCGGGTCTCAAAGTAGCCATCGCACGCGCAGGTTTGTTGAACACCGCCGAAGCAAAGCTGGTGTTGGCTTGTCTGAAATACTTGCTCAACTACCACGATACCCTTTCCGTGGCCGAAATTTTGCTGCTCGGAGCGGGTAAAGACATTGAAACCATTGTAGAAGACCGCCTGGATTACCTCAAAAGTTACGATGCTGGCGATGTCACCAACCGCTGGGGCACCAACGATTACCTGATTCGCCGCCTGGACGAATTGCGTACGGAAACCATCGAGTTGTCGAGTACCGAGATCTTGCACCTTTTGGTCGAGGATCTCGATTTGCGTCGCCGCATCGTGAGTTGGGGCAAAGCCAACCAACGCCTGGATAACCTGGACGTGCTGCGCAAGCTGGCCTTGCAATACGAAGAAGGCTGTAATCGCCTGCAATCGGCGGCATCTTTGGGTGGTTTGTTGTTATGGCTCAACGAACAGGAAACCGAAGAACACGATTTTCAGGCTGCGGGTGAAAGCCCCGATGCGGTAAATGTCATGACGTACCACCGCAGCAAAGGTTTGGAATGGCCCATTGTCGTTTGTTACAATTTGGAAAAAGACATCCGCACGGAATTGTGGGGGCTGAGCATTGTGCCAGAGGAAGGTACTCAAATAGACCTGAATGATATTTTGGGCAATCGTTGGCTGCGCTATTGGGTGAATCCTTACGACAAACAATTCAAAGGAACCAATCTGGCCGAACGGCTGGCCCAAAGCCCCATTCAGGCCCAAAAAATTGTGCAGGCCACTCAGGAAGAAAACCGTTTGCTTTACGTGGGACTGACCCGTGCGCGCGATTACCTGATTTTCCCTACCACCAATTCCCCCACCAAATGGCTCAACCGCGCCTGGCACGAGGGCAAAGATGAATTCCCAACCCTGGATGCTAACGTCAGCGATACGCCCTGGGAATGGGCGGGAATCCCGTTGAGCAAAGAGACCGAAACCTTTACTTTTTCCCGCGATTTTAAGCAATTGGACATTGAAGAAGCAGATATTGCGTTTTTGGAACTCCGTGCAGGAAAACAAAAACACCCTCCTTTATTCATCGATACCTGGAAGGAAAACCTCATCGATCAAATCCCTGCCCATTCTGCTGGGGAACTGATCACCTACGCTTCGGCCTTGCACATTGAATCGTTGCTGGCCGATTTTAATCAAATCTCGCGGGCGGTTAAGGCTTTTTTTCATGCCTGGCAACCGGACTATTCGCCAGAGGAGTTGAGTGAAATGACGGCTGGATTGATCTCTCGTTTTGAAGTGGACGAATGGATCAACCCGGAACAATTGCTTCCTGCCGGACTGGCTTACCGCAATTTTTTGGACAATTATTTTCAAGATTCATTTTACCACCAGCGTTATCCACTGCGTCATTTTTATGGGGCACGCATATTTGAACGAGAAATAGATCTATTGATCGAGCGAGAAGACGGGATCGCCATCGTGCAATTTTCGAGTTATGCCGGAGACATGAAACGTTATCGGGCGAAGGCCACTGAATTGGCTCCTTTTCTCTATTTTAGTAAAGACGGGGTACAACAGGTTTTTCGGGAAACCAACATCCGCACTTTTGTGCACTTTGTACTCAATGGTGCAATGGTTGAACTGTTTTTTGACTAA
- a CDS encoding sensor histidine kinase — protein MNLFRKCLSLIVASLLLSAVWAENNYPTLNDRYSPKQIDSLIKVFEAKKDKKGLAITHELKGIFFQNIYFYSSVTFTNFFISSQYYLELNDKEGAFRVKKRIADLYSVDDVMYKIAVGYYQEALKYFEKKGDEAKIAAYNLDLLNIAINKDSFERTEKRVDSLEQKLQTTIKLCKKLKDQRYLTYAYNLYGSFLLQVNRLELAERYIDLSLQRSEPKTQLELLNLYHKGQIKKRKNDIPEAIELLRRSELIAEIRNNKYLMQRICQALAECYTALNNFPKATEYWQKTYLSINRYYNSGETQLARTEVVNSDLRFANMQQALIEQKNQTSEMWNYVLILALVLLFVSAISIRNVMKANMQRRDLANQRKITTLELKSMKSLIDGQEKERNRVAKDLHDGLGAHLSSIKLFIENQKDKSDPAIQQQLLEPLAKSIDEACLETRNISHDLRPFSLKYGFNTALGDLVKKVQNALPGVELIFASYGEEPVIREEVALMVYRVVQELLNNAAKYAKAKQITVQIFYETQQISVHVEDDGQGFDLNGVKEGNGLGNIRSRIDYLGGQVIWQAAPDQGTAVIISVPLQNGVKT, from the coding sequence ATGAATTTATTTCGTAAATGTTTGTCTTTGATTGTAGCCTCTCTGCTCCTCAGTGCAGTTTGGGCAGAAAACAACTATCCTACCCTGAATGACCGCTACTCCCCCAAACAAATCGATAGTTTAATCAAAGTTTTTGAAGCCAAAAAGGACAAAAAAGGACTTGCCATTACCCATGAATTGAAAGGCATTTTTTTCCAAAACATCTACTTCTACAGCAGCGTCACTTTCACTAATTTTTTCATCAGCTCACAGTACTACCTCGAACTCAATGACAAGGAAGGCGCTTTTCGAGTAAAAAAGCGCATCGCTGACCTCTACTCCGTTGATGATGTGATGTATAAAATTGCGGTGGGGTATTACCAGGAAGCCTTGAAATATTTTGAAAAAAAAGGGGATGAGGCTAAAATTGCCGCGTACAACCTCGATTTGCTCAATATTGCCATCAATAAAGACTCTTTTGAGCGAACCGAAAAACGGGTCGATAGTTTAGAACAGAAACTCCAAACCACCATCAAGCTGTGCAAAAAGCTCAAAGACCAACGTTACCTCACCTACGCTTACAATCTATACGGTTCTTTTTTGCTGCAAGTAAACCGTTTGGAGCTGGCCGAAAGATACATTGACCTGAGCTTGCAGAGGAGCGAACCCAAAACACAATTGGAATTGCTCAACTTGTACCATAAAGGACAGATCAAAAAGCGAAAAAACGACATCCCAGAAGCCATTGAATTGCTGCGCAGAAGTGAATTGATTGCCGAAATCCGCAACAACAAATACCTGATGCAACGAATTTGTCAGGCGCTCGCGGAATGTTACACGGCACTAAATAATTTTCCAAAAGCCACGGAATATTGGCAAAAAACCTATTTGTCCATCAACCGGTACTACAATTCCGGAGAAACCCAATTGGCACGTACTGAGGTGGTCAATAGTGACCTGCGTTTTGCCAACATGCAACAAGCCTTGATTGAGCAAAAAAATCAGACCAGCGAAATGTGGAATTATGTACTCATCCTGGCTTTGGTGCTATTGTTTGTCAGTGCCATTTCCATTCGCAATGTGATGAAAGCCAATATGCAACGGCGAGACCTGGCCAACCAGCGCAAAATAACCACCCTGGAACTCAAATCGATGAAGTCCCTGATCGATGGACAGGAAAAAGAACGCAACCGCGTAGCCAAAGATTTGCACGACGGACTCGGGGCTCATTTGTCGAGCATCAAACTTTTTATCGAAAACCAAAAGGACAAAAGTGACCCCGCCATTCAGCAGCAATTACTCGAACCCCTGGCCAAAAGTATTGATGAGGCTTGCCTGGAAACCCGCAATATTTCCCACGACCTCCGCCCTTTTTCACTCAAATATGGCTTCAATACCGCATTGGGGGATTTGGTTAAAAAAGTACAAAATGCTTTGCCTGGAGTTGAATTGATTTTTGCTAGTTATGGTGAAGAACCCGTCATCCGGGAAGAAGTGGCATTGATGGTCTACCGCGTCGTGCAGGAATTGCTCAACAATGCCGCCAAGTACGCCAAGGCCAAACAAATTACGGTACAAATCTTTTACGAAACCCAGCAAATCTCCGTCCACGTTGAAGATGATGGGCAAGGATTTGATTTGAACGGGGTAAAAGAGGGCAATGGCCTGGGCAATATTCGCTCGCGGATCGACTACCTGGGCGGGCAAGTAATTTGGCAAGCTGCTCCTGATCAAGGCACTGCCGTGATCATCTCCGTTCCACTACAAAATGGTGTCAAAACCTAG
- a CDS encoding response regulator transcription factor — MIKVTIVDDHVIFAEGLESIFSDAHDIQILARCHNAESFWEVMDHNSIDVVLLDISLPDVSGLNLCEQIVRKYPNTRVIALTMHDEPSLVKKMIKKGAMAYLLKNTTKAELLAAIRTVYSGKKYYNENLMQLLLESEDKPKKNPAMGGRPHLTRREKEVLELIAVGLTTQQIAEKLFVSIKAVEFHRSSLLTKFGTQNTPSMIKEAIEYEFIS; from the coding sequence ATGATTAAAGTGACCATCGTAGACGATCATGTTATTTTTGCAGAAGGATTGGAGTCCATATTTTCGGATGCGCATGACATTCAAATTCTCGCGCGTTGCCACAATGCGGAGTCTTTTTGGGAAGTTATGGATCACAATTCCATTGATGTGGTATTGTTGGACATCTCCTTACCGGATGTCAGTGGATTAAATCTCTGTGAACAAATCGTGCGCAAGTACCCCAATACGCGGGTAATTGCCCTGACCATGCATGACGAGCCCAGCCTGGTCAAAAAGATGATCAAAAAAGGTGCGATGGCCTATTTGTTGAAAAACACCACCAAAGCTGAACTTTTGGCCGCCATCCGCACCGTGTACAGTGGCAAAAAATACTACAATGAAAACCTCATGCAGTTGCTACTGGAAAGTGAAGATAAACCCAAAAAGAATCCGGCCATGGGTGGGCGACCACACTTGACCAGAAGAGAAAAAGAAGTTTTAGAACTCATTGCCGTGGGCTTGACCACCCAACAAATTGCCGAGAAACTCTTTGTAAGTATCAAAGCCGTGGAGTTTCACCGCAGCAGTTTGTTGACCAAGTTTGGCACCCAAAACACCCCGTCAATGATTAAGGAAGCCATTGAATATGAATTTATTTCGTAA
- a CDS encoding ABC transporter permease — MFRNLLQIALRRLWQQKLFSLINALGLSLGMAAFLLITQYLRHEWSYDGQSPHADQIWRAYNETLADGQVLTLDANTHSALGPALVQDLPEVVDYTRLYNRNENSVTFVTPERPIKLEGAWMVDAGFLRMFPQQFLQGDPKTCLEEPYQIVLTQSAANLLFPAQKAMGKILQISGGTFAGNYTVSGIVADPPSNTHLKFNVLFSTAQSLSDSEQTCEVIAFYCN; from the coding sequence ATGTTTAGGAATTTACTGCAAATTGCCCTGCGCCGCCTCTGGCAACAAAAATTGTTCAGTCTGATCAACGCGCTGGGCTTATCACTTGGTATGGCGGCATTCCTTTTGATTACCCAATACCTGCGCCATGAATGGAGTTACGATGGGCAATCTCCCCACGCAGATCAAATTTGGAGGGCTTACAATGAAACCCTGGCCGATGGGCAAGTGCTAACGCTGGACGCCAACACCCATTCTGCGCTGGGACCGGCGCTTGTGCAGGATTTGCCCGAAGTGGTGGATTACACCCGCCTCTACAACCGCAATGAAAACTCGGTCACTTTTGTTACGCCCGAACGCCCCATCAAACTGGAAGGGGCCTGGATGGTCGACGCCGGGTTTTTGCGGATGTTTCCCCAGCAGTTTTTGCAAGGTGATCCCAAAACTTGTCTGGAGGAACCTTATCAAATCGTATTGACGCAATCGGCGGCAAATTTGTTGTTTCCCGCGCAAAAAGCAATGGGCAAGATCTTACAAATATCCGGTGGCACCTTTGCCGGGAACTACACCGTAAGTGGAATTGTAGCGGACCCGCCCTCAAATACCCACTTGAAATTCAATGTGCTGTTTAGTACCGCACAATCCCTGTCCGATTCTGAACAAACCTGTGAGGTTATTGCTTTTTATTGCAATTGA